A stretch of Paenibacillus mucilaginosus 3016 DNA encodes these proteins:
- the phnD gene encoding phosphate/phosphite/phosphonate ABC transporter substrate-binding protein, whose protein sequence is MFWKRKPFLVLTFLLIAGMLLGACGKKASNEGQQAAEGNGQGTAATEQGEFLIGVIPAQGSNQMKTGADKLAAILSEKLGRKVRAEVYPDYNGVVEAMGAGKAHMAYLGPLTYVEAHERYNVKAVVTQLINGKPFYYAYMIAPSDSPYATLDDVIKDSKNVRFAFGDISSTSGSLIPGIALKKAGVFETQQKHQFKSVTYTGDHLATALAVQNKTQDVGAIDSAYFNRLVKDGKVDGTKIKQIWQSEELFQYPWAVIESTPEKDVKIIQDAMVAITDKDILDAFGGASGFTVAKNEDYAAIRQAAIADGRVKPKQ, encoded by the coding sequence ATGTTCTGGAAAAGAAAACCGTTTCTAGTATTAACATTTCTGCTTATCGCCGGCATGCTGCTTGGAGCTTGCGGGAAGAAAGCATCGAATGAAGGACAGCAGGCTGCGGAAGGGAATGGTCAGGGTACGGCGGCGACGGAGCAGGGAGAATTCCTGATCGGCGTCATTCCGGCCCAGGGAAGCAACCAGATGAAGACCGGGGCGGACAAGCTGGCGGCGATCCTGTCGGAGAAGCTCGGCCGCAAGGTGCGGGCGGAAGTGTATCCCGACTATAACGGGGTCGTCGAGGCGATGGGCGCGGGCAAAGCGCACATGGCATATCTCGGGCCGCTGACCTATGTGGAAGCGCACGAGCGCTACAACGTCAAGGCGGTCGTGACGCAGCTCATTAACGGCAAGCCGTTCTACTACGCCTACATGATCGCTCCGTCCGACTCGCCTTATGCGACGCTGGACGATGTCATCAAGGACTCGAAGAACGTGCGCTTCGCCTTCGGGGACATCTCGTCCACCTCAGGCTCCCTGATCCCGGGCATCGCGCTGAAGAAAGCGGGCGTGTTCGAAACGCAGCAGAAGCACCAGTTCAAGAGCGTGACCTACACGGGAGACCACCTGGCTACAGCATTGGCCGTTCAGAACAAGACACAGGACGTTGGCGCGATCGACAGCGCGTATTTCAACCGGCTTGTGAAGGACGGCAAGGTCGACGGGACGAAGATCAAGCAGATCTGGCAGTCCGAAGAGCTGTTCCAGTATCCGTGGGCGGTCATTGAGTCGACGCCGGAGAAGGACGTGAAGATCATCCAGGACGCGATGGTCGCCATTACCGACAAGGACATTCTGGATGCCTTCGGCGGCGCGAGCGGGTTCACGGTCGCCAAGAACGAAGACTACGCGGCCATCCGCCAGGCGGCCATCGCAGACGGACGGGTGAAGCCGAAGCAGTAA
- the phnE gene encoding phosphonate ABC transporter, permease protein PhnE encodes MNKILLLALAVLLLIWSGRGVGFDIALFRDLGNTYRFITEQWFPLDPADYEIALQAAVETLQISLFSTMIAIGIALPASFFAARNSTPARWLYDGFRFVFNLFRAIPELVLALLFIPTLGLGPLPAVMALIIHNTGVFGKMISETIEAIDRGPQEAVQSVGGTRLLVSLYGILPQIVPLVISHFFYRLEVAIRTCLILGVVGAGGLGQLLYNDFKQFMYQKVAFEVLLIMILVTGVDYLGAFIRKRVS; translated from the coding sequence ATGAACAAAATACTTCTCCTCGCACTCGCCGTCCTGCTGCTGATCTGGTCGGGCCGCGGCGTCGGATTCGACATCGCGCTCTTCCGGGATCTCGGGAATACGTACCGCTTCATTACGGAGCAGTGGTTTCCCCTCGATCCCGCGGACTATGAGATCGCGCTTCAGGCGGCGGTCGAGACGCTGCAGATCTCGCTGTTCAGCACGATGATCGCCATCGGCATCGCGCTGCCGGCGAGCTTCTTCGCAGCCCGTAACTCCACCCCTGCACGCTGGCTCTACGACGGCTTCCGGTTCGTCTTCAACCTGTTCCGGGCCATTCCGGAGCTGGTGCTTGCGCTGCTCTTCATCCCGACGCTCGGGCTTGGCCCGCTGCCGGCGGTGATGGCTCTCATTATTCATAACACGGGCGTGTTCGGCAAAATGATCTCGGAGACGATCGAAGCGATCGACCGGGGACCCCAGGAGGCGGTCCAGTCCGTCGGGGGCACGAGGCTGCTCGTGTCGCTGTACGGGATTCTTCCGCAGATCGTTCCGCTCGTGATCTCGCACTTCTTTTACCGGCTCGAGGTTGCGATCCGCACCTGTCTCATTCTCGGGGTCGTGGGCGCCGGGGGACTCGGACAGCTTCTCTACAATGATTTCAAGCAGTTCATGTACCAGAAGGTGGCCTTCGAGGTGCTGCTGATCATGATCCTGGTGACAGGCGTCGATTACCTCGGCGCTTTCATCCGAAAGCGGGTGAGCTGA
- the phnC gene encoding phosphonate ABC transporter ATP-binding protein, whose amino-acid sequence MNGKRTPAENRGGAPAHAGLEIRGLTKQYPGAKEAALQDVTLTVRPGEWVAVLGRSGAGKSSLIRCINRLIEPDSGEIRWAGQPVTGVSGSELRRLRGDIGMIFQHYNLLPRLSVLTNVIAGRFADIPLRQSLLGVFSGAYKAQAMEALRSVGLAHLAGRKVEALSGGQRQRVAIARVLMQDPQLLLGDEPVSSLDPVTAVRVLDFIGTLHRRGMTVVTNLHDVHAARRYATRIIGLAHGGIVFDGPPEELGEAELQRIYPPDDDKLQP is encoded by the coding sequence ATGAATGGGAAGCGGACGCCTGCGGAGAACCGGGGAGGAGCCCCGGCGCATGCCGGCCTCGAGATCCGCGGATTGACGAAGCAATACCCGGGCGCCAAGGAAGCCGCCCTCCAGGACGTGACGCTGACGGTCCGTCCGGGGGAATGGGTGGCGGTGCTCGGCCGCAGCGGGGCGGGCAAATCCAGCCTGATCCGCTGCATCAACCGGTTGATTGAGCCCGACAGCGGGGAGATCCGCTGGGCCGGGCAGCCGGTCACCGGCGTGTCCGGAAGCGAGCTGCGGCGGCTGCGCGGCGACATCGGCATGATCTTCCAGCACTACAACCTGCTTCCGCGGCTCAGTGTCCTCACCAACGTGATCGCCGGGCGCTTCGCGGACATCCCGCTGCGCCAGAGCCTCCTCGGCGTATTCTCGGGCGCGTACAAGGCCCAGGCGATGGAGGCGCTGCGCAGCGTGGGGCTGGCCCATCTCGCCGGCCGCAAGGTCGAGGCGCTGAGCGGAGGCCAGCGCCAGCGGGTGGCGATCGCGCGGGTGCTGATGCAGGACCCGCAGCTGCTGCTCGGGGACGAGCCGGTATCGAGCCTGGACCCGGTGACGGCGGTGCGCGTGCTCGACTTTATCGGGACGCTGCACCGGCGGGGCATGACGGTTGTGACGAACCTGCACGATGTGCATGCTGCCCGCCGTTATGCCACCCGCATTATCGGGCTGGCCCACGGCGGGATCGTTTTCGACGGCCCGCCGGAGGAGCTCGGGGAAGCCGAGCTCCAGCGGATCTATCCGCCGGATGACGACAAGCTGCAGCCTTAA
- the selD gene encoding selenide, water dikinase SelD: protein MTLQEPVKLTSYSTKGGCGCKIGPADLSQVIRSLPAAVPDPNLLVGLDTSDDAGVYKLSDDLALVQTVDFFTPIVDDPYDFGQVAAANAISDIYAMGGRPLTVLNIVAFPISKLDKQVLADILRGAGDKVKEAGATLVGGHSIDDNEPKFGLAVTGLIHPDKIRANAGAKPGDKLILTKPIGVGILTTSIKRDKLSPEEIKRVTQVMATLNKTAAETMEPYEVHACTDVTGFGLLGHASEVAKGSGVGLRIRQADVPVLPRVRELAEEGIVPGGTKNNFAHLQGSVTFPETLDQVGQWILCDAVTSGGLLISVAGDQGDALLADLRKAGVEASLIGEATAEHPGHIVVE from the coding sequence ATGACGCTCCAAGAGCCAGTGAAGCTTACTTCCTACTCGACCAAAGGCGGCTGCGGCTGCAAAATCGGCCCGGCCGATCTCTCGCAGGTCATCCGGAGCCTGCCGGCGGCGGTGCCGGACCCGAACCTGCTCGTCGGCCTCGATACGAGCGACGATGCGGGCGTATACAAGCTCAGCGACGATCTGGCCCTCGTGCAGACCGTCGACTTCTTCACGCCGATCGTCGACGATCCCTATGACTTCGGCCAGGTGGCCGCGGCGAATGCGATCAGCGACATCTATGCGATGGGCGGCCGACCGCTGACGGTGCTCAACATCGTGGCGTTCCCGATCTCGAAGCTCGACAAGCAGGTGCTCGCGGATATTCTTCGCGGTGCGGGCGACAAAGTCAAGGAAGCCGGAGCCACGCTCGTCGGCGGTCATTCCATCGACGATAACGAGCCGAAGTTCGGCCTGGCCGTCACGGGCCTCATTCACCCGGACAAGATCCGGGCCAACGCCGGTGCGAAGCCGGGCGACAAGCTCATCCTGACGAAGCCGATCGGCGTGGGCATTCTCACGACCTCGATCAAGCGCGACAAGCTGTCGCCGGAGGAGATCAAGCGGGTGACTCAGGTCATGGCCACGCTGAACAAGACGGCGGCCGAGACGATGGAGCCGTACGAGGTGCACGCGTGCACGGACGTCACGGGTTTCGGCCTGCTGGGGCATGCCTCCGAAGTGGCCAAGGGCAGCGGTGTAGGCCTGCGCATCCGCCAGGCCGACGTGCCGGTGCTTCCGCGTGTCCGCGAGCTCGCCGAAGAAGGCATCGTACCGGGCGGCACGAAGAACAACTTCGCGCACCTGCAGGGTTCGGTGACTTTCCCGGAGACACTTGATCAGGTAGGCCAGTGGATTCTGTGCGATGCCGTGACCTCCGGCGGTCTGCTTATCTCGGTAGCGGGCGACCAGGGCGATGCGCTCCTCGCGGACCTGCGCAAGGCCGGCGTGGAAGCGAGCCTGATCGGCGAGGCGACGGCGGAGCATCCGGGTCATATTGTAGTGGAGTAA
- the mnmH gene encoding tRNA 2-selenouridine(34) synthase MnmH yields MFQDISVEELLELQKKRELTLVDARSPSEYEESTIPGSLNIPLFDDAERAEIGTIYKQVSVQAAKDRGLEIVSAKLPAFIKRFEAIDSRKAVFCWRGGMRSKTTATVLSLMGIRVYRLAGGFRAYRKWVVDTLEHFEFRPPAYVVHGYTGAGKTEILRRLKAEGYPVIDLEGLAGHRGSIFGQIGLKANNQKTFESLLLHELLAYQDSPYVLFEAESKRVGKVVLPDFLVKSKEQGVQLFIDMPAEERVKHILEDYKPWEHQEACIQAFEHIKRRIHTPVAAEIEGCLRDGKYEGAVRMLLEHYYDPRYEHAAKQYDTEREVLKAGNVEEAVEAIKKRVPALQPEGRR; encoded by the coding sequence TTGTTTCAAGATATTTCGGTAGAGGAATTGCTGGAACTCCAGAAGAAAAGGGAGCTGACGCTCGTCGACGCGCGGTCGCCGTCCGAGTATGAGGAGTCGACGATTCCGGGCAGCCTGAACATTCCGCTGTTCGATGACGCGGAACGGGCGGAGATCGGCACGATCTACAAGCAGGTCAGCGTGCAGGCGGCGAAGGACCGGGGGCTTGAGATCGTGTCGGCGAAGCTGCCGGCCTTCATCAAGCGCTTCGAAGCGATCGACTCGCGCAAGGCGGTGTTCTGCTGGCGCGGAGGGATGCGGAGCAAGACGACGGCAACGGTGCTGTCGCTCATGGGCATTCGCGTGTACCGGCTGGCCGGCGGCTTCCGGGCCTACCGCAAGTGGGTCGTGGATACGCTAGAGCACTTCGAGTTCCGGCCGCCGGCGTACGTCGTGCACGGCTACACCGGAGCGGGCAAGACGGAAATTCTGCGGCGGCTGAAGGCCGAAGGGTATCCGGTCATCGACCTCGAGGGTCTGGCCGGGCACCGGGGTTCCATCTTCGGGCAGATCGGCCTCAAGGCGAACAACCAGAAGACCTTCGAGTCCCTCCTGCTGCATGAGCTGCTGGCTTACCAGGATTCGCCGTATGTGCTCTTCGAGGCGGAGAGCAAGCGGGTCGGCAAGGTCGTACTGCCCGACTTCCTTGTGAAGAGCAAGGAGCAGGGCGTCCAGCTCTTCATCGACATGCCGGCGGAGGAGCGGGTGAAGCACATTCTCGAGGATTACAAGCCTTGGGAGCATCAGGAGGCCTGCATTCAGGCGTTCGAGCATATCAAGCGGCGCATTCATACGCCGGTGGCTGCGGAGATCGAAGGCTGCCTGCGGGACGGCAAGTATGAAGGCGCGGTGCGGATGCTCCTTGAGCATTATTACGATCCGCGGTATGAGCATGCGGCGAAGCAGTATGACACGGAGCGCGAGGTTTTGAAGGCCGGGAACGTGGAGGAAGCCGTCGAGGCGATCAAGAAGCGCGTCCCCGCTCTCCAGCCGGAGGGACGGCGCTGA
- a CDS encoding winged helix-turn-helix transcriptional regulator produces MSDVLRKEVKRRLGNKEFHCEKELTLSLISGKWKISILFYLDQEGSLRFSDLQRLFPKITHKVLTAQLRELEEDGIVLRRIYPEVPPRVEYSLTARGTTLLPIIRMMYDWGKEHMMHYAPQ; encoded by the coding sequence GTGTCTGACGTACTGAGGAAAGAAGTCAAGAGACGGCTCGGAAACAAGGAATTCCACTGCGAGAAGGAGCTCACGCTCTCTCTCATCTCCGGCAAGTGGAAGATCTCCATTCTGTTTTATTTGGATCAGGAGGGTTCTCTCCGGTTCAGCGACCTGCAGCGCCTGTTTCCGAAGATCACCCACAAGGTGCTGACCGCACAGCTTCGCGAGCTCGAGGAAGACGGCATCGTACTCCGGCGCATCTACCCCGAAGTGCCGCCCCGGGTGGAGTATTCGCTGACCGCCCGCGGGACAACCCTCCTGCCGATCATCCGGATGATGTACGACTGGGGCAAGGAGCATATGATGCATTACGCTCCGCAGTGA
- a CDS encoding aldehyde dehydrogenase family protein, with protein MSESTMAQRSRLDLFLQGTKRLFIGGQFVEAIAGRTFETPNPATGETLAVVSEGDAEDIDAAVRAARRAFDEGPWSRISAAERGRLMYKLADLIEENREELARLETLDNGKPIRETRGADLPLAIEHLRYYAGWTTKLTGQTIPVSGDYFNYTRHEPVGVVGQIIPWNFPLLMAMWKIGPALATGCTIVLKPAEQTPLSALYLAELIQEAGFPDGVVNIVPGFGETAGQALVNHPLVDKIAFTGSTEVGKLIMRQAADSLKRVTLELGGKSPNIILPDADLSRAIPGALSGIMFNQGQVCCAGSRLFIQKKVYDNVIADLALHCRNLKQGAGLEEGTEIGPLVSAEQQNRVLRYIEQGQSEGAELVYGGSNPYGAGYFVEPTVFAGVRDEMTIAREEIFGPVVAAMPYEDLDDVLARANANDYGLAAGLWTENIKNAHYAASRLKAGTVWVNCYNVFDAASPFGGYKQSGIGREMGSYALDNYTEVKSVWIQL; from the coding sequence ATGAGCGAATCGACGATGGCGCAGCGCAGCCGGCTGGACCTTTTCCTTCAGGGGACGAAACGATTGTTTATCGGCGGTCAATTTGTGGAAGCGATTGCAGGACGGACGTTCGAGACACCGAACCCGGCAACCGGGGAGACGCTGGCCGTGGTGAGCGAAGGGGATGCCGAAGATATTGATGCGGCTGTACGGGCCGCCCGCCGAGCCTTCGACGAAGGACCTTGGTCGCGGATCAGCGCGGCGGAGCGGGGACGGCTGATGTACAAGCTTGCGGACCTCATCGAGGAGAACAGGGAAGAGCTCGCCCGGCTGGAGACGCTCGACAACGGCAAGCCGATCCGCGAGACGCGCGGGGCCGACCTGCCGCTGGCCATCGAGCACCTCCGTTATTATGCCGGCTGGACCACGAAGCTGACGGGGCAGACGATCCCGGTCAGCGGTGATTATTTCAACTATACAAGGCATGAGCCGGTCGGCGTAGTCGGCCAGATTATCCCGTGGAACTTCCCGCTGCTCATGGCGATGTGGAAGATCGGTCCGGCGCTGGCCACCGGATGCACGATCGTGCTGAAGCCGGCGGAGCAGACGCCGCTGTCGGCGCTCTACCTGGCTGAGCTCATTCAGGAAGCGGGCTTCCCGGACGGCGTCGTGAACATCGTGCCGGGCTTCGGGGAGACGGCCGGCCAGGCGCTGGTGAACCACCCGCTCGTGGACAAGATCGCCTTCACCGGCTCGACGGAGGTCGGCAAGCTGATCATGCGCCAGGCCGCCGATTCGCTCAAGCGCGTGACCCTCGAGCTCGGCGGCAAGTCGCCGAACATCATTCTGCCGGACGCGGATCTCTCCCGCGCGATCCCGGGGGCGCTCAGCGGCATCATGTTCAACCAGGGGCAGGTCTGCTGCGCGGGCTCGCGTCTGTTCATCCAGAAGAAAGTGTACGACAACGTCATCGCCGACCTGGCGCTTCACTGCCGGAACCTCAAGCAGGGAGCGGGGCTCGAGGAAGGCACGGAGATCGGACCGCTCGTCTCCGCCGAGCAGCAGAACCGCGTGCTGCGCTACATCGAGCAAGGGCAAAGTGAAGGCGCCGAGCTCGTATACGGCGGCTCGAACCCGTACGGGGCCGGGTACTTCGTGGAGCCGACGGTGTTCGCGGGTGTGCGCGACGAGATGACGATCGCCCGCGAGGAGATCTTCGGGCCGGTCGTGGCGGCGATGCCGTATGAGGATCTCGACGATGTCCTCGCCCGTGCGAACGCGAACGACTACGGCCTGGCCGCCGGGCTGTGGACCGAGAATATCAAGAACGCGCACTACGCGGCTTCCCGTCTGAAGGCGGGCACGGTGTGGGTCAACTGCTACAACGTGTTCGACGCGGCCTCCCCGTTCGGCGGCTACAAGCAGTCGGGCATCGGCCGGGAGATGGGCTCGTACGCCCTCGACAATTACACGGAAGTCAAGAGCGTCTGGATTCAGCTGTAG